The Procambarus clarkii isolate CNS0578487 chromosome 7, FALCON_Pclarkii_2.0, whole genome shotgun sequence genome window below encodes:
- the LOC138349812 gene encoding uncharacterized protein, with translation MGNGSGEVAYWPSTLNSSEFYSSRLGERYVIPEEKVTIRAPVIALHEEDMNFYRAFIVSLEDLRTVKLFFVDYGTVCQCDYSCLRLVHKKFFTLPAQAMKAVLSDVIPSHGRKSWGREASQRFLELVQNKAVIGHIVSLKGAAYMNLWDTNSQEDINIGDILIAEGWASPSHPASIDVLGQPDSSVTKASYSSSEKLIVQCTDPVINTLNPVENSSISINLTPVVSLRDTFTQSAVSNPHGDQIANIDLVHDKHKNVPSCPSSESSHISLDYEQNVKSKYPTVTQSSPYGTAAFIENLCRLMNDLNLKSSRPDMWEPSQIPFSCTATPASPPPQLSTSEAPQKINLIHTEVPKCFQNTIQQLEIMSKTSTQVTEARKFSSVAPPPGFGPVPTNLQVTHEVREPSVSVRLVPYNSQTVASMGLQTSVTTSIDPPILSTGIDDIFYSDEDDDDDDVIMENLKSTKDYQKYQCVIKRVAPSASMMLHVIELNGKLFVISAEVSQLLNLDVHSLLQEKIMDFPSVILGKDSHANVYQQLIEYGCKAVYGSDGEILRSFIIYPATLLPRILQFLSRDKSKLLSTLKNLVDECASQDRGCFEKDTRETRCLISGAQDTIPSIPYLELGSQTGNIQDLSDPNNKLQNRSKESLEHLDEYLDISDTPDYEPSNSKGFSSHCKEMTAAEPQNNMLRKPDSAVDNYCSDSSSSEYSYDPSIRILNYSTKGVTTRNKTHKVQESKTLDKFPKEMKMNIEPLSLSEVPDRNTSHAIVQHVVTPVGHEKNCSVRPKEIQITRNINKETVKLRSNDCLQDKGECNSIGKFSLLSSEHARESAQLNKNGAISIPSKILEIKGVVPEESVHQSMNKEGDTSCKSNNYITQNKEDTLLKNKETTHEHKESIRPSKVQNELSKEKESEKYTSNLEYVECVREIVSASQSCSSEKPPSDRSGCFSEGSDALKKIILYQRKFISYLRQQNLAKKNHELICDLVDNIGKCQGLYERLLKSEPLNEKLQKSSDTQEYLKKDRCLSECDEVYDSDVDSAEKLFKRSDVDPVRNIKDPSGEKTIQERRGPLRRRPLRRGEDLSGEEHSGEERTTQERRGPLRKPPLRRGEDLSGEDHSGEERTTLKHERRIKDMGFIAQKANEDGKHMVKSTHYSSNAMKCALLTKDPLLTREAFDTESVRISTENQHNLQSTNSFMTTWVNNAAIGCASMSLPVYPQIFGYAQVIETHPFNFQHFIPVQNSSSCYLPSNLQKN, from the exons atgggaaacggctctggcgaggttgcgtattggccatccaCGCTTAACTCAAG CGAGTTCTACAGCAGTCGCCTTGGAGAACGCTATGTTATTCCAGAGGAAAAGGTGACCATTCGTGCTCCGGTCATTGCTCTTCACGAGGAAGACATGAATTTCTATAGGGCATTTATTGTGTCACTGGAAGACCTTCGAACTGTTAAG CTGTTCTTTGTGGACTATGGTACTGTTTGTCAGTGTGACTATTCATGTCTGCGTTTAGTTCACAAGAAATTCTTCACACTCCCAGCCCAGGCTATGAAG GCAGTTTTAAGTGATGTGATTCCCTCACATGGAAGAAAATCATGGGGCCGAGAAGCCTCACAAAGGTTTCTGGAGTTGGTGCAGAACAAAGCAGTCATAGGGCATATTGTTTCCTTGAAG GGTGCTGCATATATGAATCTATGGGACACTAATAGTCAGGAAGACATAAACATTGGGGATATTCTTATTGCAGAGGGTTGGGCATCTCCCAGTCATCCTGCCTCTATAGATGTATTAGGTCAGCCAGACTCAAGTGTTACTAAAGCTAGTTACAGCAGCTCTGAAAAGCTAATTGTTCAGTGCACTGATCCAGTGATAAACACCCTAAATCCTGTAGAAAATTCAAGTATTTCCATAAATTTGACTCCAGTAGTGTCTTTGAGAGATACTTTCACACAGAGTGCCGTATCTAATCCTCATGGTGACCAAATAGCCAATATAGATTTAGTTCATGATAAACATAAGAATGTACCAAGTTGCCCATCATCGGAGTCGAGCCATATTTCACTGGATTATGAACAGAATGTCAAAAGTAAGTATCCAACTGTAACACAGTCTTCTCCTTACGGGACAGCTGCCTTTATTGAAAATCTCTGTCGCTTAATGAATGATCTAAACTTGAAGTCATCCAGGCCTGATATGTGGGAGCCTTCTCAGATACCCTTTTCATGCACAGccacacctgcatcaccaccaccacaactatcaacttcag AGGCTCCCCAGAAAATCAACTTAATTCATACGGAAGTGCCCAAGTGTTTCCAAAACACAATACAACAACTGGAAATTATGTCCAAAACTTCCACTCAAGTTACTGAGGCAAGAAAATTTTCATCAGTTGCACCTCCACCTGGATTTGGTCCTGTGCCTACAAACCTGCAAGTTACACACGAAGTGAGAGAACCTTCAGTGAGTGTTAGGTTGGTACCTTACAACAGTCAAACTGTTGCATCCATGGGATTACAGACTAGTGTGACAACAAGTATTGACCCTCCTATACTTTCAACTGGGATAGATGACATATTCTACAGTGATGA AGATGACGACGATGATGATGTAATAATGGAGAACCTGAAATCAACAAAAGATTATCAAAAGTACCAGTGTGTGATAAAACGGGTAGCACCATCAGCAAGTATGATGCTTCATGTAATTGAGTTAAATGGGAAGTTATTTGTCATAAGTGCAGAGGTATCCCAGCTGTTGAACTTGGATGTCCACTCCTTACTCCAGGAAAAGATAATGGACTTCCCATCAGTTATCCTTGGAAAGGATTCCCATGCAAATGTGTACCAACAGCTTATTGA GTATGGTTGCAAAGCTGTatatggtagtgatggagagattCTTCGAAGTTTCATTATTTATCCAGCAACCTTATTGCCAAGAATTCTTCAGTTTCTTTCCCGTGATAAGTCAAAACTACTATCAACTCTAAAG AACCTTGTTGATGAGTGTGCAAGTCAAGACAGAGGTTGCTTTGAGAAAGATACTCGGGAAACACGATGCCTAATTTCTGGGGCCCAAGACACTATTCCAAGCATTCCTTACCTTGAACTAGGAAGCCAAACAGGTAATATACAAGACCTTTCAGACCCAAACAATAAACTACAAAATAGAAGTAAAGAATCACTTGAACATTTGGATGAATATTTAGACATTAGCGATACTCCCGATTATGAGCCATCAAATTCAAAGGGATTTAGCAGTCACTGTAAAGAAATGACAGCTGCAGAGCCTCAGAATAATATGTTAAGAAAACCAGACTCGGCAGTGGATAATTACTGCTCGGACTCGAGCAGTAGTGAATATTCATATGATCCATCCATTAGAATATTAAACTATTCTACGAAAGGCGTAACGACACGTAATAAAACACATAAAGTACAAGAATCAAAAACTTTAGACAAATTCCCGAAGGAAATGAAAATGAATATTGAACCTCTTAGTCTAAGTGAAGTACCAGACAGAAACACCTCTCATGCTATTGTCCAACATGTGGTCACACCAGTAGGGCATGAAAAGAATTGTTCGGTAAGACCAAAGGAAATACAGATAACTCGCAATATAAACAAAGAAACTGTTAAGCTACGATCAAATGATTGTCTGCAGGATAAAGGTGAATGTAATAGCATCGGAAAGTTCTCTCTCCTTTCTTCTGAACATGCAAGGGAATCTGCTCAGTTAAATAAAAATGGAGCAATAAGCATTCCTTCAAAAATCCTTGAAATCAAAGGAGTAGTCCCTGAAGAGTCTGTTCACCAAAGCATGAACAAAGAGGGTGATACCTCTTGCAAGTCAAATAACTACATAACACAGAACAAAGAGGACACACTACTTAAAAACAAGGAAACCACACATGAGCACAAGGAGAGCATAAGACCCAGCAAGGTACAAAATGAGCTAAGCAAAGAAAAGGAATCTGAAAAATACACTTCCAATTTGGAATATGTAGAGTGTGTTAGAGAAATTGTATCAGCATCTCAGTCATGCTCAAGTGAAAAACCCCCCTCAGACAGGAGTGGTTGTTTTAGTGAGGGATCTGATGCtttgaaaaaaataattttgtatCAAAGGAAATTTATTTCATATTTAAGACAGCAAAATTTAGCAAAGAAAAATCATGAACTGATTTGTGATTTAGTTGACAATATTGGTAAATGTCAAGGGCTATATGAGAGACTGCTCAAATCAGAACCTCTGAATGAAAAATTGCAGAAAAGTTCTGATACTCAGGAATACTTGAAAAAAGATAGGTGTCTATCAGAATGTGATGAAGTTTATGATTCAGATGTTGATAGTGCTGAAAAACTTTTCAAAAGAAGTGATGTTGATCCCGTCAGGAATATTAAAGACCCCTCAGGAGAGAAGACCATTCAGGAGAGGAGAGGACCACTCAGGAGAAGACCACTCAGGAGAGGAGAGGACCTCTCAGGAGAGGAGCACTCAGGAGAGGAGAGGACCACTCAGGAGAGGAGAGGACCTCTCAGGAAACCACCACTCAGGAGAGGAGAAGACCTCTCAGGAGAGGACCACTCAGGAGAGGAGAGGACCACTCTTAAGCATGAAAGGAGGATAAAGGATATGGGATTTATTGCCCAGAAAGCAAATGAAGATGGTAAACACATGGTGAAAAGTACTCATTATAGCTCGAATGCCATGAAATGTGCATTACTTACCAAAGATCCTTTGCTGACTAGGGAAGCATTCGATACGGAGAGCGTGAGAATTTCAACAGAGAATCAGCATAACTTACAAAGCACGAACTCGTTCATGACCACTTGGGTAAATAATGCAGCGATTGGCTGTGCCTCGATGTCATTGCCTGTTTATCCCCAAATTTTTGGATATGCTCAGGTGATTGAAACCCATCCATTTAATTTCCAACATTTTATCCCAGTTCAGAACTCGAGTTCTTGTTACCTTCCTTCAAATTTACAAAAAAATTAA